In the genome of Microcoleus vaginatus PCC 9802, the window ACCGAATCCGTTGCCGAACTTCCTTCTTCTTATGGCAGCCAAAAATCGGGAATGAATGTTTTAGTCAAACTGCGAGTAAACTGATTAATCTTTCTCCCGATTTGAATATGCGGTTCGTCAGCTTCCACGGGAATAATTACCGCTTTGTTTCCGATTCCGAAACGCGAAATTACCAAATTTGCCGCCTCCAAACCAGTAACATAAGCCTTTTCCTGCGACCAAGAACCGTGACGAGTAACAACCCAATCGCCGCTCATGAATACATTATCATAACTTGTTACTGCCGGCAACAAATACTGATAGCTGCCAGGGGCAAAATGCGTCACCGCCCGCGACAGCCGAATCGCGCTGCTGTCAATTACTTTTGCCTCCCGAAAAGCCGGAATGCAAGTCGCTAAATCCCGCTGAACTAAGGAAACAATTTCCTCATCTTTCAGGGGAATTAATTGATTTGCGTGATAAAAGTCAGCTTCGACAACTGTTCCCGGTTCGTCTCGAAATTCGTCGTGCAAAGCATTCAAATCAAAAAACGTCCAACCTGTAGTTGAACTAAACCCAAAACAGGCATTAGAAGGCAGCGGAATGTCAATTTGTCGGTCAAACCACAGGCGAACAGCTAACACGTCAACTGCACCCAGATTCATTGCGTCCCGAAACTCTTGGCGACTTTGCAAAGCGGGGCTACTGCTGATAATTTTTTGCATTCCCGTGACGCCAACAGCAAAAATAACTGCATCTGCATCGAAGGTTTCTTCGCCGCAAACAACGCCTGTTGCTCGGTTGTTGCTGTCAACTATTAAGTCAG includes:
- a CDS encoding FAD-dependent oxidoreductase translates to MSAESSTPKIVVVGAGWAGLGATYHLAQQGYDVTLLEAGPYPGGLVAGWKTAGGRSVEAGIHGFWYPYKNIFSLVKELGLAPFTPWTRSCQYSPAGLEVESPIFQDEPWLPTPLGTFLYTKFKRLPLVDRLSALPLLYAVLDFDNSDEAWRRYDRVTARELFKQFGVSARLYRDAFEPMLLVGLFAPGEQCSAAAALGMLYYFILAHQPDFDVVWCRGTVGEKIFRPWVDILEKLGAKVLTKQRVTDLIVDSNNRATGVVCGEETFDADAVIFAVGVTGMQKIISSSPALQSRQEFRDAMNLGAVDVLAVRLWFDRQIDIPLPSNACFGFSSTTGWTFFDLNALHDEFRDEPGTVVEADFYHANQLIPLKDEEIVSLVQRDLATCIPAFREAKVIDSSAIRLSRAVTHFAPGSYQYLLPAVTSYDNVFMSGDWVVTRHGSWSQEKAYVTGLEAANLVISRFGIGNKAVIIPVEADEPHIQIGRKINQFTRSLTKTFIPDFWLP